From a single Kryptolebias marmoratus isolate JLee-2015 linkage group LG17, ASM164957v2, whole genome shotgun sequence genomic region:
- the zgc:92313 gene encoding serine protease 27 gives MPQKMSTKLFQLVVLCLTGFWGVKAQECGRPPLKEDRIVGGVDATKGSWPWQVEIQKSGNHACGGTLITNDWVLSAAHCFPNPSDVASYDIYVGRYQLNGFNQHESHHTVSRVVVPSDYVEPHNGKDVALVQLSPSVTWSNYARPVCLPASNTLFPADMVCYVTGWGHIRENAPLEGFGTLQEVQVPIISQSSCQQMYQTDPTEQVDILSDMICAGYQEGGKDSCQGDSGGPLVCQMVNGTWVQAGVVSFGLGCANKNSPGVYTRLTSYSDFIRTMVPEIRLYGRASQNWCGGVGVLFSCLSTLLMMLQR, from the exons atgccacaaaaaatGTCAACGAAGCTGTTTCAGTTGGTTGTTTTGTGCCTAACAG gATTTTGGGGGGTTAAGGCCCAGGAATGTGGTCGTCCACCCTTAAAAGAGGACAGGATTGTGGGAGGGGTGGACGCCACGAAAGGGTCTTGGCCTTGGCAGGTAGAAATCCAG AAGTCTGGCAATCATGCCTGTGGAGGCACCCTCATCACAAATGACTGGGTCCTATCAGCTGCTCATTGTTTCCCCAA tccATCTGATGTGGCCTCCTACGACATCTACGTCGGTCGGTACCAGCTGAATGGTTTTAACCAGCATGAGTCCCACCACACTGTGAGCCGGGTAGTGGTCCCGTCGGATTACGTAGAACCACACAATGGGAAAGATGTGGCTTTGGTGCAGCTGTCCCCCTCAGTGACCTGGTCAAACTATGCCCGTCCTGTCTGTTTGCCTGCATCAAACACATTGTTCCCAGCTGATATGGTGTGCTACGTCACGGGCTGGGGGCACATCCGAGAAAATG CCCCTCTGGAAGGTTTTGGGACTCTACAGGAAGTGCAGGTGCCAATCATCTCCCAGAGTTCATGTCAGCAGATGTACCAAACGGACCCGACGGAGCAGGTGGACATTCTTTCTGACATGATCTGTGCTGGATACCAGGAGGGTGGCAAAGACTCCTGCCAG GGTGATTCAGGAGGGCCCCTAGTCTGCCAGATGGTAAATGGGACCTGGGTCCAGGCTGGGGTGGTGAGTTTTGGACTGGGCTGTGCAAACAAGAACAGCCCAGGTGTGTACACCAGGCTGACCAGCTACTCGGACTTCATCCGCACCATGGTCCCAGAGATCCGACTGTACGGACGAGCGTCTCAGAACTGGTGTGGGGGGGTTGGGGTGTTGTTCAGCTGTCTGTCCACTCTGTTGATGATGCTCCAGAGATGA